One segment of Thermosynechococcus sp. HN-54 DNA contains the following:
- a CDS encoding heavy-metal-associated domain-containing protein produces MVLKLHVPDMACGACRDTLIQAIQAIDPQARVTADLATKWIEIDTVLPAAEIRAAIRQAGYTPQ; encoded by the coding sequence ATGGTTCTCAAACTGCACGTGCCCGACATGGCCTGCGGGGCTTGCCGCGATACCCTCATCCAAGCGATTCAAGCCATTGATCCTCAGGCAAGGGTGACTGCTGACTTGGCAACCAAGTGGATAGAGATTGACACCGTCCTCCCAGCCGCAGAGATCCGCGCTGCGATTCGCCAAGCAGGCTATACCCCGCAATGA
- a CDS encoding heavy metal translocating P-type ATPase, with the protein MTHLTFKVQGMRCAACANVVETALRSLPGVMDCEINFAAAQATVAYDPQRVTWSDLQGAIAKAGYHAKRLPEEGLVTDTAAEEFAYRAELRRLKRRLLFAGGATLLLLLGNLPMMTGWYLPWIPAWLHHPWVQLLLTAPIQFWSGESFYEGAWRALRYRTATMDTLVALGTSVAFFYSLFVTLFPRTFHAHTPEVYYEVSAVVITLILLGRFLESRAKRETAAAIRKLLALQPKTARVIRNGEAVEVPLIEVQGGDRLLVRPGEKIPVDGEIVAGASTVDESMVTGESLPVEKREGDEVIGGTLNQTGSLQMRATRVGQQTFLAHMIRLVQQAQASKAPIQKLADRITAWFVPTVLAIALLTGLLWLTVGGNPTLALLTTIGVLIIACPCALGLATPTSIMVATGKAAEYGILIKEARSLQLAHRVQTVVLDKTGTLTQGHPSVTDFYTESDPITLLHLAASVEWHSEHPLAAAVVEYAQAQGVSPQPVRDFVATIGQGVQGMVDEQWVRLGTPAFLEAHGIDITPWQPQAQTFAAQGKTVVWMAVNAEVRGLMAIADTLKPEAPTVIATLKRMGREVILLTGDHAVTAAAIARQVGIDQYVAHVRPDQKAAIIADLQRQGKCVAMVGDGINDAPALAQADVGIALGTGTDVAIASSDITLISGHLQGIVTALQLSRATLQNIRQNLFLAFIYNVAGIPIAAGILYPLSGWLLNPMLAGAAMAFSSFSVVMNALRLRYFRPQLTALS; encoded by the coding sequence ATGACTCACCTCACATTCAAGGTGCAGGGGATGCGGTGTGCCGCTTGCGCCAATGTGGTTGAAACCGCCCTGCGATCGCTCCCCGGTGTCATGGACTGCGAAATTAACTTTGCCGCTGCTCAGGCCACGGTCGCCTATGACCCCCAACGGGTCACATGGTCAGATCTACAGGGGGCGATCGCCAAAGCCGGCTATCACGCAAAGCGACTCCCCGAAGAAGGACTGGTGACCGACACCGCCGCCGAAGAATTTGCCTATCGGGCAGAACTCCGTCGTCTCAAACGGCGACTCCTCTTTGCGGGTGGTGCAACCCTACTACTACTGCTGGGGAATCTCCCAATGATGACGGGCTGGTATCTGCCGTGGATCCCTGCGTGGCTGCACCATCCTTGGGTGCAACTGTTGCTCACAGCGCCAATTCAATTTTGGAGTGGTGAATCCTTTTACGAAGGGGCGTGGCGGGCACTCCGCTATCGCACGGCAACGATGGATACCCTTGTGGCCTTGGGTACTAGTGTCGCGTTTTTCTACTCTCTCTTTGTGACGCTCTTTCCCCGCACCTTCCATGCACACACGCCAGAGGTCTATTACGAAGTCTCAGCCGTTGTCATTACCCTGATTCTCTTGGGACGCTTTCTCGAAAGTCGCGCCAAACGGGAAACTGCCGCCGCCATTCGCAAACTCCTAGCCCTGCAACCGAAAACGGCACGGGTGATTCGTAACGGCGAAGCAGTGGAGGTGCCGCTGATCGAAGTCCAAGGGGGGGATCGACTGCTGGTGCGTCCGGGCGAGAAAATTCCCGTGGATGGTGAGATTGTGGCCGGCGCTTCGACGGTAGATGAATCCATGGTGACGGGGGAGAGCCTACCGGTAGAAAAGCGCGAGGGGGATGAGGTCATTGGTGGTACCCTCAATCAAACGGGGAGTCTGCAAATGCGTGCTACGCGGGTGGGGCAGCAAACCTTTCTGGCACACATGATTCGACTGGTGCAGCAGGCGCAGGCCTCAAAAGCCCCCATTCAAAAACTGGCAGATCGGATCACGGCTTGGTTTGTGCCGACGGTGCTGGCGATCGCCCTCCTGACGGGGTTGTTGTGGCTCACTGTTGGCGGCAATCCCACCCTTGCCCTATTGACCACCATTGGTGTCCTGATCATTGCCTGTCCCTGTGCCCTTGGCTTGGCGACCCCCACCTCCATCATGGTGGCCACGGGTAAAGCAGCAGAGTATGGCATTTTGATCAAAGAGGCCCGCAGTCTCCAACTCGCCCATCGGGTACAAACTGTGGTTCTCGACAAAACAGGAACCCTGACCCAAGGCCATCCCAGCGTGACAGATTTCTATACCGAGAGTGATCCGATAACGCTTCTGCATCTTGCGGCCAGTGTGGAATGGCACTCGGAACATCCCCTTGCTGCCGCTGTGGTCGAGTATGCCCAAGCCCAAGGCGTGTCACCACAACCGGTTCGGGACTTTGTTGCCACCATTGGTCAAGGGGTACAGGGCATGGTTGACGAGCAATGGGTGCGGCTGGGTACCCCAGCCTTTCTCGAAGCCCACGGCATTGACATCACCCCTTGGCAGCCCCAAGCCCAAACCTTTGCCGCACAAGGGAAAACGGTGGTCTGGATGGCTGTGAACGCAGAAGTGAGGGGTCTCATGGCCATTGCCGACACCCTCAAGCCCGAAGCCCCGACCGTCATAGCCACCCTGAAGCGTATGGGACGAGAGGTGATTCTGCTGACCGGTGATCATGCTGTAACCGCTGCGGCGATCGCCCGGCAAGTGGGCATTGATCAGTACGTTGCCCATGTCCGCCCCGATCAAAAGGCAGCCATCATTGCTGATCTGCAACGGCAAGGCAAGTGTGTAGCCATGGTGGGGGATGGCATTAATGATGCACCCGCCCTCGCCCAAGCGGATGTTGGCATTGCCCTTGGCACAGGCACCGATGTGGCGATCGCCAGCAGTGACATCACACTCATTTCCGGTCACCTTCAGGGCATCGTCACCGCCTTACAACTCAGCCGTGCCACCCTGCAAAACATTCGCCAGAACCTCTTCCTTGCCTTCATCTATAACGTTGCTGGCATTCCCATTGCCGCCGGTATTCTCTACCCCTTGAGCGGCTGGCTCCTCAACCCCA